Proteins from one Setaria italica strain Yugu1 chromosome V, Setaria_italica_v2.0, whole genome shotgun sequence genomic window:
- the LOC101768954 gene encoding acyl-coenzyme A thioesterase 13, whose protein sequence is MGAPTEGPPAWMAAAARRWLEDAGAKVEGGQDRAFNALPLAGVRVSLAERGRAVCSLRVPAHLTDAEGNWHTGAIAAAADDVCAAAIMSVEGIIKVSVHYDISYFAPAKLHDEVEMDGRVVERKGRMTAVAVEIRRKESGELVAIGRQWMTASRPSGSRSKI, encoded by the exons ATGGGCGCCCCGACGGAAGGCCCCCCGGCGTGgatggcggccgccgcccgcaggTGGCTGGAGGACGCCGGCGCCAAGGTGGAGGGGGGCCAGGACCGGGCCTTCAACGCGCTGCCACTCGCCGGAGTGCGCGTGTCCCTCGCTGAGCGGGGCCGCGCGGTCTGCTCGCTCCGCGTGCCGGCGCACCTCACC GACGCGGAGGGGAACTGGCACACGGGCGccatcgccgcggcggcggacgacgtctgcgccgccgccatcatgtCCGTCGAGGGCATCATCAAGGTCTCCGTCCACTACGACATCTCCTACTTCGCGCCGGCCAAGCTCCAT GACGAAGTTGAGATGGACGGCAGGGTGGTGGAGCGTAAAGGGAGGATgacagcggtggcggtggagatcCGAAGGAAGGAGTCCGGCGAGCTGGTGGCGATCGGGAGGCAGTGGATGACGGCGTCCAGGCCCAGTGGTTCTCGGAGCAAGATCTGA